Proteins encoded within one genomic window of Cucumis sativus cultivar 9930 chromosome 3, Cucumber_9930_V3, whole genome shotgun sequence:
- the LOC101213379 gene encoding protein EXORDIUM-like 4, whose amino-acid sequence MECCRRIPSSPFGVVAISLLLVVLVSVPKADANMDPLIELDNHGGKMIKGKLDLSVVFYGQFGRIQKNRLRAFLKSLNQHGPAGSGSQVSSWWRMVSSYVPGAAEIKVKVVKQYVDRNNSLGKIMTRDFIKILVKNAVVGFPGAIPVIVGARDVTVEGLCMGKCAEHGDIDGIPYVIIGNPETECPGACAWPFRRADYGPAGAILKPPSGDVGADAMVVALASGLASVVSNPFHTGLYQLGEKSNMIEAATACPGMFGTGAAPGYSGKVAVDPHTGGAYNAVGFKGKKFLLPALWNPKTSSCWTVM is encoded by the coding sequence atggagtgtTGTAGGCGAATTCCAAGTTCACCATTTGGGGTAGTAGCCATCTCCCTTCTCCTAGTGGTGTTGGTGAGTGTCCCTAAGGCAGATGCCAACATGGATCCATTGATCGAATTAGATAACCACGGCGGGAAGATGATTAAAGGCAAACTGGATTTGTCGGTGGTATTCTACGGGCAATTCGGACGGATCCAGAAGAACAGACTGAGGGCATTTTTGAAGTCGTTGAATCAACATGGTCCAGCTGGGTCTGGTTCACAGGTTTCGTCCTGGTGGCGCATGGTTAGCTCCTACGTTCCAGGGGCTGCCGAAATTAAAGTCAAGGTTGTGAAGCAATACGTGGATCGCAATAACTCTCTTGGAAAAATTATGACTCGTGATTTCATTAAGATTCTTGTCAAAAACGCCGTCGTTGGATTTCCAGGTGCCATCCCCGTGATTGTGGGAGCCAGAGACGTGACGGTTGAAGGGCTTTGCATGGGAAAATGCGCAGAGCATGGAGATATTGATGGAATTCCGTACGTGATTATTGGGAACCCAGAGACGGAGTGCCCAGGAGCCTGTGCATGGCCATTTCGCCGAGCTGACTACGGCCCCGCCGGTGCAATCCTTAAGCCACCAAGCGGTGACGTCGGGGCAGATGCCATGGTCGTGGCATTGGCCTCTGGCTTGGCATCCGTCGTCAGCAACCCCTTCCATACAGGCCTATACCAGCTGGGCGAGAAGTCTAACATGATTGAGGCCGCCACCGCCTGCCCAGGCATGTTTGGCACTGGAGCCGCCCCTGGCTACTCCGGAAAGGTCGCCGTTGACCCCCACACTGGCGGCGCTTACAATGCTGTTGGCTTTAAGGGCAAGAAGTTTCTTCTTCCTGCTCTTTGGAACCCTAAGACGTCCTCGTGTTGGACTGTCATGTAA
- the LOC101213615 gene encoding protein EXORDIUM-like 4: MECSRRISSFPFAVVAISLLLVVLVSVPEADAKTDPLIALENHGGKMLKSKLNLSVVFYGQLGRIQKKTLRAFLKSLNKNGPVESGSQVSSWWRMVSSYVPGAAEIKVKVVKQYVDANYSLGKVMTRDFIKILVKNAVAGLPGAIPVIVGARDVTVEGLCMGKCSEHGVIEEIPYVIIGNPETECPGACAWPFHRSDYGPAGAILKPPSGDVGADAMVVALASGLASVVTNPSLTGLYQLGEKANMIEVSTACPGMFGTGAAPGYAGKVAVDPLTGGSYNAVGVKGKKFLLPALWNPKTSTCWTVM; this comes from the coding sequence atggagtgTTCCAGGCGAATTTCAAGTTTCCCATTTGCGGTAGTAGCCATCTCCCTTCTCCTGGTGGTGTTGGTGAGTGTCCCTGAGGCAGATGCCAAAACGGATCCATTGATAGCATTAGAAAACCACGGCGGGAAGATGCTTAAAAGCAAATTGAATTTGTCGGTGGTATTCTACGGCCAACTCGGACGGATCCAGAAGAAGACACTGAGAGCATTTTTGAAGTCGTTGAATAAAAATGGTCCAGTTGAGTCTGGTTCACAAGTCTCGTCCTGGTGGCGCATGGTTAGCTCCTACGTTCCAGGGGCTGCCGAAATTAAAGTCAAGGTTGTGAAGCAATACGTGGATGCCAATTACTCTCTTGGAAAAGTTATGACTCGTGATTTCATTAAGATTCTTGTAAAAAACGCCGTCGCTGGATTGCCAGGTGCCATCCCCGTGATTGTGGGAGCCAGAGACGTGACGGTTGAAGGGCTTTGCATGGGAAAATGCTCAGAGCATGGAGTTATTGAGGAAATTCCATACGTGATTATTGGGAACCCAGAGACTGAGTGCCCAGGAGCCTGTGCATGGCCATTCCACCGATCTGACTACGGCCCTGCTGGTGCCATCCTCAAGCCACCAAGCGGCGATGTTGGGGCGGATGCCATGGTCGTGGCATTGGCCTCTGGCTTGGCCTCCGTCGTCACCAATCCCTCCCTTACAGGCTTATACCAGCTGGGCGAGAAGGCTAACATGATCGAGGTCTCCACGGCCTGCCCAGGCATGTTTGGCACTGGAGCCGCCCCTGGCTACGCTGGCAAGGTTGCCGTCGACCCCCTCACTGGCGGCTCTTACAATGCCGTTGGCGTTAAGGGCAAGAAGTTTCTTCTTCCTGCTCTTTGGAACCCTAAGACGTCCACTTGCTGGACTGTCATGTAA